A part of Roseitalea porphyridii genomic DNA contains:
- a CDS encoding rhodanese-like domain-containing protein has protein sequence MKRIARSLMAGAALVALACTPALAQNQFFDEGSFADGGAGAAPATGDAGTAGTGGSFGEGSFDSGSFDTTDDPGDAAQEGGAGSFADTEWDTGPTADNDPPPPPPPPPPPEDLVDPPPPPPPPPPPEQAEIPQIPTEVFAFESRDFGVAPTDRLRHGQFHAPTPLEIAGGKVVNTQGLVEAYVKGIDMVVVDVLGGEYSLPGAMTARGMAQGGSFSDRIQQQTAQWLGQLTRGNTGAPIIIYCSDPMCWLSHNAALRAIAAGYTNVYWYRGGLQAWQMAGLKVVPSGF, from the coding sequence ATGAAACGCATTGCACGATCCCTGATGGCCGGAGCCGCACTCGTCGCGCTGGCCTGCACGCCGGCTCTGGCGCAGAACCAGTTCTTCGATGAAGGCAGCTTCGCCGATGGCGGAGCGGGTGCGGCGCCGGCGACCGGGGACGCCGGAACCGCCGGCACAGGCGGCAGCTTCGGCGAGGGCAGTTTCGACAGCGGCAGCTTCGATACGACCGACGACCCGGGCGACGCTGCCCAAGAGGGAGGAGCGGGAAGCTTCGCCGATACCGAATGGGACACGGGGCCGACCGCCGACAACGATCCGCCACCACCGCCTCCACCCCCGCCGCCGCCCGAGGATCTGGTCGACCCGCCGCCTCCGCCCCCACCGCCGCCGCCACCGGAGCAGGCGGAAATCCCTCAGATCCCGACCGAGGTCTTCGCCTTCGAATCGCGCGACTTCGGCGTTGCGCCCACCGACCGGCTGAGGCACGGCCAGTTTCATGCGCCCACGCCGCTCGAGATCGCCGGCGGGAAGGTGGTCAACACGCAAGGGTTGGTCGAAGCCTACGTGAAGGGCATCGACATGGTCGTCGTCGACGTTCTCGGGGGTGAATACAGTCTTCCCGGCGCGATGACCGCGCGAGGCATGGCGCAGGGAGGCAGCTTTTCGGACCGCATACAACAGCAGACCGCCCAGTGGCTCGGCCAGCTCACCCGTGGCAACACGGGGGCACCGATCATCATCTATTGCAGCGATCCGATGTGCTGGCTCAGCCACAACGCGGCGCTGCGCGCGATCGCTGCCGGCTACACGAACGTCTACTGGTATCGCGGCGGTCTTCAGGCCTGGCAGATGGCCGGTCTGAAGGTGGTCCCGTCCGGCTTCTGA
- a CDS encoding caspase family protein — MKGFQLLAFAATLACSVAGAVQPASAELRALLIGVSDYDDATAIADLRGPRNDVRLLAETLRERGADDIAIVADGVGDGTTPTRAAILSAFEALRDRATAGDLVYVHMSGHGTRQRDMNGDETDGWDEVFLPADAAKADRGSGLIPNALVDEEIGEAIDAIRRTGADVWFVLDSCHSGSGLRAAEIGVASRFVDPAVLGIEASGAVTDDAPGPEPEGGFAEHRPQAEPDGGLLAFYSAQSSEVAREVDFAGSGADEDWYGLFTAKLAARMQSSAAMSYRQLFQAVMSDMATAAIPASARLQTPLWEGTFVDAPVFGGAAIDRVRQYAIDFDTIDAGTVHGLAVGTIVGLFADAAAGPENRLGLAQVSETETLRAYVRPVGDDCRAQTGSLCAAVGDLPSGARFARPIATPVDFTVRYSPVTDPETGDPLAADHPAAERLAAAIDAFGQGAAIDAADHDVVVSATADGLRFSRSSGETGLTWRPADGPLEAVFERIASAERLASALEAIAETASPFGSDSPIELSVAVAASPPDELRPVRALSDREAIRRECIAIIRGGRLRAPVPLEEAGWAVKQCDQLAVTAQGLFPGARDVNRIHIDSRFCVHASYARIEDFASGGLIGPPMVMCSDCPDGRSVGAERLYVASAEARPNAEAFNLEGVVENCAGQTRSGAGSAALDYLAGLASGGPTRGAMGGFGGADVWVERFAWQVLPRAEALRRAGIAIDGE; from the coding sequence ATGAAGGGCTTCCAACTGTTGGCATTCGCCGCGACGCTCGCCTGTTCAGTGGCCGGTGCCGTCCAGCCGGCCTCCGCGGAACTGCGGGCGTTGCTGATCGGCGTTTCGGACTATGACGACGCGACCGCCATCGCCGACCTGCGCGGGCCGCGCAACGATGTGCGGCTGCTGGCCGAAACGCTGCGCGAACGGGGCGCGGACGACATCGCCATCGTCGCCGACGGCGTGGGCGACGGCACAACCCCGACCCGCGCGGCGATCCTTTCTGCGTTCGAGGCGCTGCGAGACCGGGCGACGGCCGGGGACCTGGTCTATGTGCACATGAGCGGTCACGGCACGCGGCAAAGGGACATGAACGGCGACGAGACCGATGGCTGGGACGAGGTCTTCCTGCCGGCCGATGCCGCCAAGGCCGATCGCGGATCGGGTCTGATACCGAACGCGCTGGTCGACGAGGAGATCGGCGAGGCCATCGACGCGATCAGGCGCACCGGCGCCGACGTGTGGTTCGTGCTGGACTCCTGTCATTCGGGCAGCGGCCTGCGTGCGGCCGAGATCGGTGTCGCATCGCGCTTCGTCGATCCGGCCGTGCTCGGGATCGAGGCATCCGGTGCGGTGACGGACGATGCGCCGGGCCCGGAGCCCGAAGGCGGATTTGCCGAACATCGCCCGCAGGCAGAGCCGGACGGCGGACTTCTGGCATTCTACTCGGCGCAGTCGTCGGAGGTGGCGCGGGAGGTCGATTTTGCCGGAAGCGGAGCAGACGAGGACTGGTATGGCCTGTTCACGGCCAAGCTGGCCGCCCGCATGCAGTCTTCGGCGGCGATGAGCTACCGGCAACTTTTCCAGGCCGTCATGTCCGACATGGCGACCGCCGCAATCCCCGCCTCGGCGCGCCTGCAGACACCGCTGTGGGAGGGCACCTTCGTCGATGCTCCCGTGTTCGGCGGCGCCGCGATCGACCGTGTCCGTCAATACGCGATCGACTTCGACACCATCGATGCGGGCACGGTCCACGGACTTGCGGTCGGAACCATTGTGGGGCTCTTCGCCGACGCGGCGGCGGGACCCGAGAATCGCCTCGGCCTCGCGCAGGTCTCCGAAACCGAGACCCTTCGGGCATATGTCCGGCCGGTGGGCGACGATTGCCGTGCGCAGACCGGGTCCCTGTGCGCGGCGGTCGGGGACCTTCCATCCGGGGCGCGCTTTGCACGCCCGATCGCCACGCCGGTCGACTTCACCGTTCGCTATTCGCCGGTGACCGACCCCGAGACCGGCGACCCGCTGGCGGCGGATCATCCGGCCGCCGAGCGCCTTGCCGCCGCGATCGACGCGTTCGGCCAGGGCGCGGCGATCGATGCGGCCGATCACGATGTCGTGGTCTCGGCGACCGCGGACGGGCTTCGCTTCAGCCGCAGTTCGGGCGAGACCGGCCTGACCTGGCGGCCTGCGGACGGGCCGCTCGAGGCCGTCTTCGAACGCATCGCCAGCGCTGAAAGGCTGGCATCGGCGCTCGAAGCGATCGCCGAAACGGCCAGCCCGTTCGGCAGCGACAGCCCGATCGAACTGTCGGTGGCGGTTGCAGCCAGCCCACCCGACGAGCTCCGGCCGGTGCGCGCGCTTAGCGATCGCGAAGCCATCCGCCGCGAGTGCATCGCGATCATCCGGGGTGGCCGCCTTCGCGCGCCGGTTCCGCTCGAGGAGGCCGGATGGGCGGTCAAGCAATGCGATCAGCTTGCGGTCACGGCGCAGGGCCTGTTTCCCGGCGCGCGCGACGTCAATCGCATCCATATCGACTCGCGCTTCTGCGTGCATGCCAGCTACGCCCGGATCGAGGATTTCGCGTCGGGCGGCCTGATCGGCCCGCCGATGGTGATGTGCTCGGACTGCCCGGATGGGCGCTCGGTGGGCGCGGAGCGGCTCTACGTGGCGAGCGCCGAGGCGCGCCCCAATGCGGAGGCCTTCAATCTGGAAGGCGTCGTCGAGAACTGCGCCGGCCAGACCCGGTCGGGCGCTGGGAGCGCCGCGCTCGACTATCTCGCCGGACTTGCGAGTGGTGGCCCGACGCGCGGCGCCATGGGCGGGTTCGGCGGCGCCGATGTCTGGGTCGAAAGGTTCGCCTGGCAGGTCCTGCCGCGCGCCGAGGCGCTCCGCCGCGCCGGCATCGCGATCGACGGCGAATAG
- a CDS encoding alpha/beta hydrolase → MQHSGTELSAPGILSRLVFAALLALTLSAQPALAQQAELEPDLVALGLMAADTPAERLAEVEAALADADRQMDPRFVFGLLQERVELLEALDDPRLGDALVAVARFGVRHRDLLQADPAPWFERAADAYVGAGATRNALAALEMAIDLRAAANAPTERLAALLDRMAELADAAGNEAAAERSRERAAALRTAPFAATDGATRSADEGFTEVEVFYATDRKRTGADEPNRFFGFERGDLQYGRAQVTIPNRHRPGAIEVPSIWRLEFGASPSRHVILQSVEPVPADAFFGAVSTRLQDRGSDEAFIFVHGYNVTFEAAAKRAAQLAYDMKFAGVPVVYSWPSRGATTGYIADTAVVRLSGRRLSHFLEDFVRRSGARRVHLIAHSMGNRALTDALELLALRTDPANLPRPVFGQVVFAAPDVDAGLFAEMIRTIRPLALRQTLYASESDWALAVSRKLHGDAPRAGQGGDSMLKSPVLDSIDMSELGQDMLAHGYFADESSALIDLMALFWRNAAPERRCGLEAVDDGGSTLPLWRYRTGVCQENALLGVLGHLRNQDTDSISAARETIAAIVSDEALADVVEPVVMRLIGE, encoded by the coding sequence ATGCAACATTCCGGTACCGAATTGTCGGCCCCTGGCATACTGAGCCGGCTCGTCTTCGCCGCGCTGCTTGCCCTTACCCTGTCGGCGCAGCCGGCCCTTGCGCAGCAGGCCGAGCTCGAGCCGGACCTCGTCGCCCTGGGACTGATGGCCGCCGATACGCCGGCCGAACGGCTTGCGGAGGTCGAGGCGGCGCTCGCCGATGCCGATCGGCAAATGGACCCGCGTTTCGTTTTCGGGCTACTCCAGGAGCGGGTGGAGCTGCTCGAGGCGCTGGACGATCCCCGGCTCGGCGACGCCCTCGTTGCGGTGGCCCGTTTTGGCGTCCGCCACCGCGATCTGCTTCAGGCCGACCCGGCGCCCTGGTTCGAGCGGGCAGCCGACGCTTACGTTGGGGCCGGCGCGACGCGCAACGCGCTCGCCGCGCTGGAGATGGCGATCGATCTGCGCGCCGCGGCAAACGCGCCGACCGAACGGCTTGCCGCGCTGCTCGACCGGATGGCCGAACTTGCGGACGCGGCGGGCAACGAGGCTGCGGCCGAGCGGTCACGCGAGCGAGCGGCCGCGTTGCGAACGGCGCCGTTTGCCGCGACCGATGGCGCCACGCGCAGCGCCGATGAAGGCTTCACCGAGGTCGAGGTCTTCTATGCGACCGATCGGAAACGGACCGGCGCGGACGAACCGAACCGCTTTTTCGGCTTCGAACGCGGCGATCTGCAGTATGGCCGGGCGCAGGTGACCATCCCCAACCGGCACCGCCCCGGCGCGATCGAGGTTCCGTCGATCTGGCGGCTGGAATTCGGCGCTTCGCCGTCGCGGCACGTCATCCTGCAGTCCGTCGAGCCGGTCCCCGCCGACGCCTTCTTCGGCGCGGTCTCCACGCGGCTTCAGGATCGCGGCAGCGACGAGGCCTTCATCTTCGTTCACGGCTACAACGTCACGTTCGAAGCGGCAGCGAAAAGGGCGGCGCAGCTGGCCTACGACATGAAGTTCGCCGGCGTTCCGGTCGTCTACTCATGGCCCTCGCGCGGCGCGACCACCGGCTATATCGCGGACACGGCCGTCGTGCGCCTGAGCGGACGCCGCCTGTCCCATTTCCTCGAGGATTTCGTGCGCCGGTCCGGCGCCAGGCGCGTGCACCTGATCGCGCATTCGATGGGCAACCGGGCGCTCACCGATGCCCTTGAACTGCTGGCGCTGCGCACCGACCCGGCGAACCTGCCACGCCCGGTCTTCGGTCAGGTCGTGTTCGCCGCCCCCGATGTCGATGCCGGCCTGTTCGCCGAGATGATCCGCACGATCCGGCCACTGGCGTTGCGCCAGACGCTGTATGCCTCCGAGAGCGACTGGGCACTCGCCGTCTCGCGCAAGCTGCATGGCGATGCCCCACGCGCCGGGCAGGGCGGCGACAGCATGCTCAAGAGCCCCGTTCTTGACAGCATCGACATGTCTGAGCTCGGTCAGGACATGCTGGCGCATGGCTATTTTGCCGACGAATCATCGGCCCTGATCGATCTGATGGCGCTCTTCTGGCGCAACGCTGCGCCCGAACGCCGATGCGGGCTGGAAGCGGTCGACGATGGCGGCTCGACCCTGCCCCTGTGGCGCTACCGCACGGGGGTCTGCCAGGAGAACGCGCTGCTCGGCGTGCTCGGGCATCTGCGCAACCAGGATACCGACAGCATCTCGGCCGCACGCGAGACGATCGCCGCGATCGTCTCCGACGAGGCGCTCGCCGATGTGGTCGAGCCCGTGGTGATGCGCCTGATCGGCGAGTGA
- a CDS encoding pyrimidine 5'-nucleotidase codes for MNVHSPTPADFAHVREWVFDLDNTLYPHHSNLFSQIDVAMTGYVSELLQLPREEARKLQKDYYRQYGTTLAGLIARHDVDPDDFLEKVHDIDYSWIDPDPALGEAIRALPGRKFIFTNGDRKHAERAARQLGILDHFDEIFDIVAADLVPKPAGSTYDKFRAIHRVDCARAAMFEDLARNLVVPKSLGMKTVLIVPHNFEATFSEIWEREDVEDQVDHVTDDLAGFLRSILPGL; via the coding sequence ATGAACGTCCATTCTCCGACCCCGGCCGATTTTGCTCATGTGCGCGAATGGGTCTTCGATCTCGACAACACGCTCTACCCGCACCATTCGAACCTGTTCTCGCAGATCGACGTGGCGATGACCGGCTATGTCTCCGAGCTCTTGCAATTGCCACGCGAGGAAGCGCGCAAACTGCAGAAGGACTATTACAGGCAGTATGGCACGACGCTCGCCGGACTGATCGCCCGCCACGACGTCGACCCGGATGACTTTCTGGAGAAGGTGCACGACATCGACTATTCGTGGATCGATCCGGACCCGGCGCTGGGCGAGGCGATAAGGGCGCTGCCCGGCCGCAAGTTCATCTTCACAAATGGCGACAGGAAACATGCCGAACGGGCGGCGCGGCAGCTGGGAATCCTCGACCATTTCGACGAGATCTTCGACATCGTCGCCGCCGATCTGGTGCCCAAGCCGGCCGGCTCGACCTATGACAAGTTCCGGGCCATCCACCGGGTCGATTGCGCGCGTGCGGCGATGTTCGAGGACCTGGCGCGCAACCTCGTCGTGCCGAAGTCGCTGGGCATGAAGACGGTGCTGATCGTGCCGCACAATTTCGAGGCGACGTTCTCGGAAATCTGGGAACGCGAGGATGTCGAGGACCAGGTGGACCACGTCACCGACGATCTGGCCGGCTTCCTTCGTTCGATCCTGCCCGGCCTCTGA
- a CDS encoding S1 family serine peptidase yields the protein MAHPLKKTLLGALAGAAIGLWPVIAGAQDGSLTDTTLSDIALPAPDERTIADYVFEQKRQASLAAPGEASRIIGGRESEPGAWPGQAAIVELERYGDDEESRILSQFCGATLLTRQWVLTAAHCVVDMEGRPIDPATIGVVTGSVFVFDGDLRRAAEIVVHENYDPVLIDNDIALIRLAEPITTSSGPVGAVRVAQQNQPVPQGPAVVMGWGLIAAATVPYQLLETDIDIVPNEVCNRGMAEQTKRDLGSMLVGIGVSSNIPIDRIQEAFDILVANMGPRLNANMICAGVPTGERTSCNGDSGGPLMVREEDGRWLQVGIVSWGQEPLNADEPCAHPELFAVYTNLARYYDWIAGHVAGG from the coding sequence ATGGCCCACCCTTTGAAGAAAACACTTCTCGGCGCGCTCGCCGGCGCCGCGATCGGCCTCTGGCCGGTCATTGCAGGCGCACAGGACGGATCGCTCACCGACACGACCCTGTCGGACATCGCCCTGCCCGCACCCGACGAACGCACGATCGCCGACTATGTCTTCGAGCAGAAGCGTCAGGCCTCGCTCGCCGCGCCCGGCGAAGCCTCCCGCATCATCGGCGGCCGCGAATCCGAGCCGGGCGCCTGGCCGGGGCAGGCGGCGATCGTGGAGCTCGAGCGCTACGGCGATGACGAGGAAAGCCGCATCCTGTCGCAGTTCTGCGGCGCCACCCTGCTGACCCGCCAGTGGGTGCTGACCGCCGCCCACTGCGTCGTCGACATGGAGGGACGACCGATCGACCCCGCCACGATCGGCGTCGTGACGGGCTCGGTGTTCGTCTTCGATGGCGACCTGCGGCGCGCGGCCGAAATCGTCGTCCACGAGAATTACGACCCGGTGCTGATCGACAACGATATCGCGCTGATCCGGCTTGCCGAGCCGATCACGACCTCTTCCGGACCGGTCGGCGCGGTGCGGGTCGCCCAACAGAACCAGCCGGTGCCGCAGGGGCCGGCCGTCGTCATGGGCTGGGGGCTGATCGCGGCGGCCACCGTTCCCTACCAGTTGCTGGAGACCGACATCGATATCGTGCCGAATGAGGTCTGCAACCGTGGCATGGCCGAGCAGACCAAGCGCGACCTCGGCTCGATGCTGGTGGGTATCGGCGTTTCCAGCAACATACCGATCGACCGCATCCAGGAGGCCTTCGACATCCTGGTCGCCAACATGGGGCCGAGGCTGAACGCCAACATGATCTGTGCGGGAGTTCCGACCGGCGAGCGGACCTCCTGCAATGGCGACAGCGGCGGTCCGCTGATGGTGCGCGAGGAGGATGGTCGCTGGCTGCAGGTCGGCATCGTGTCATGGGGCCAGGAGCCGCTGAACGCGGACGAGCCCTGTGCCCATCCCGAACTGTTTGCCGTCTACACAAATCTCGCCCGCTACTATGACTGGATCGCCGGGCACGTGGCCGGTGGCTAG
- a CDS encoding CHAT domain-containing protein — protein sequence MTRRQRPDACADPPAAASWLTKDQRRWTALVAAVCLVCMSIVDTGRASETGATTSPVAGHDGTVETILPETVRNALAAVQAEHRAQPRTDVMLPAGPALLSYAAALTDEGRTHAARLVLGSILEDGGVRGDAAAMGLGTLIVLTQTYLADDDPVRATLLLDLIDGAGSEALARLPAPMRDRLEDARATLAANAGTPGDGDAMRTAWAEQARQLMAELSADAPERQARFAAFVEAFGSVETGRIDAAAEKFVAFVEDEDALAALATLMIARRLTIGSNGPGGVAVGRNVAAGRFWLERVLDMPVAYLAAYPSAMADNRHPIETLVLASGVYRQDAHFDAAFSVALAERAAEIAEAIGPDHNLHYTSALEARASALEISGRSRAAEAAWDQLIAHYDLSPGHAARTDAERRRHAGAVASRAALAAREPGREDEAEAGFTDALRIAEAGGLALVDLRAELLARLGAFYDELQRTDQALDVYRSAVALSERTGADDGQGFVYTLARLGSLEVRADALDAASRTLTRARAMAAGVLAEDDPIQTAILDDLMQIYERRGEPVPPGLRRARDAAASAQSGSPAPIVVREREFGRIIDDVSTAFGRGDWDAAAASAEAARDLAKEHGDTGWEIDAIGLLARIESRRGNDRAALNHYRQAEALLADSPMTTLAERQDGFLAHMQTAVIAANEDGNDPDTALLAEAFGVAQRLNRARVGGNVEQANLRRAAGSRPISAALRRLQAEQERREGLAAELALALASGEPVTPVRERIDALDGEIAALEADVEARFPAYADHLSDTVASLEQAAAVLAPNEALVLFATRPVRNADATLQTGAAIVLTRGGYAASLIGHDGDLGALARRLRCAAALTDPRCQSTGPSSSTQRGAFAVDEPPQNGSATETRAFDYEAAHEAYETLLAPLPLDLTLDGIDSLIIVPDSSLVAMPFHLMVTEPVPPGTDFADAPWLLRRAAVTVAPTVASFVGLRRERAGAELASRRAGFLGIGDPLIGQQAGGPIAFDCSTVLERTIDVAGLDLPLSQRGALEDVTALRNLTALPDTECELVATADVFGADAELLLHERASEAAIKNLSAEGRLDDFSVISFATHGLIAGEVGASNAGLVLTPPDEPGSDDDGLLTSAEIATLELDADFVLLSACNTAAGDAADAEGLSGLAGAFFFAGARNLLVSHWPVYSDAATRLTTGLFAALQGRSDMSRAQALRASMLAMLDDPSASSRQRHPAYWAPFMIVGEGGAQ from the coding sequence GTGACCCGTCGTCAGCGGCCCGATGCGTGCGCCGATCCGCCCGCCGCGGCGAGCTGGCTGACAAAGGACCAGCGCCGCTGGACGGCCCTCGTCGCGGCGGTCTGCCTTGTGTGCATGTCCATCGTCGATACGGGCAGGGCCAGCGAAACCGGTGCGACAACCAGCCCTGTCGCCGGGCACGACGGAACGGTGGAGACGATCCTGCCGGAGACGGTGCGCAATGCGCTCGCCGCGGTGCAGGCCGAGCATCGCGCCCAGCCTCGGACGGACGTCATGCTGCCGGCGGGTCCGGCGTTGCTGAGCTACGCGGCAGCACTGACCGATGAGGGACGCACGCATGCCGCCCGGCTCGTGCTGGGGTCCATCCTCGAAGATGGCGGCGTACGCGGCGATGCCGCCGCTATGGGCCTTGGCACGCTCATCGTCCTGACACAGACCTATCTGGCCGACGACGATCCGGTCCGGGCGACGCTGTTGCTCGACCTGATCGATGGCGCCGGTTCGGAAGCCCTCGCGCGTCTGCCCGCGCCCATGCGCGATCGGCTGGAGGATGCGCGGGCTACGCTCGCCGCGAACGCCGGAACACCCGGCGACGGCGATGCGATGCGGACGGCATGGGCCGAGCAGGCGCGGCAGCTCATGGCCGAGCTGTCGGCCGATGCACCTGAAAGGCAGGCGCGCTTCGCCGCGTTCGTGGAGGCATTCGGGAGCGTCGAAACGGGGCGCATCGACGCCGCCGCCGAGAAGTTCGTCGCGTTCGTCGAGGATGAGGATGCACTCGCCGCGCTCGCGACACTGATGATCGCACGCCGGCTCACGATCGGCTCGAACGGTCCGGGTGGCGTTGCGGTCGGTCGGAACGTCGCGGCCGGTCGCTTCTGGCTCGAACGGGTGCTCGACATGCCGGTTGCTTATCTCGCCGCATATCCATCGGCCATGGCGGACAATCGGCATCCGATCGAGACGCTCGTTCTGGCCAGCGGCGTCTATCGTCAGGACGCGCATTTCGATGCCGCGTTTTCGGTCGCTCTCGCCGAAAGGGCGGCGGAGATCGCCGAAGCCATCGGACCCGACCATAATCTTCACTACACATCGGCACTGGAGGCGCGGGCCTCCGCTCTGGAAATCTCCGGGCGTAGCCGGGCCGCCGAGGCGGCATGGGACCAATTGATCGCCCACTACGATCTCTCCCCCGGCCATGCCGCGCGAACCGATGCCGAACGCCGCCGCCATGCCGGTGCCGTGGCGTCACGGGCGGCGCTGGCCGCAAGAGAGCCGGGACGTGAGGATGAGGCCGAGGCCGGCTTCACCGACGCGCTTCGGATCGCGGAGGCCGGAGGGCTGGCCCTGGTCGATTTGCGCGCCGAGCTGCTCGCCCGGCTCGGCGCGTTCTACGACGAACTGCAACGCACCGATCAGGCGCTGGACGTCTATCGCTCGGCCGTTGCGCTGAGCGAGCGGACGGGCGCCGATGACGGTCAGGGCTTCGTCTACACGCTCGCGCGGCTTGGTTCGCTCGAGGTGCGCGCGGACGCGCTCGACGCGGCCTCACGCACGCTGACCCGTGCCCGCGCGATGGCCGCGGGCGTGCTCGCCGAGGACGATCCGATCCAGACGGCGATCCTCGACGATCTGATGCAGATCTACGAAAGGCGCGGCGAACCCGTACCGCCGGGGCTCCGCCGTGCGCGCGACGCTGCGGCATCCGCGCAATCGGGCAGCCCAGCGCCGATCGTGGTACGGGAACGAGAGTTTGGCCGAATAATTGATGACGTCAGCACTGCCTTTGGCCGTGGTGACTGGGATGCGGCGGCGGCGAGCGCAGAGGCCGCGCGCGACCTTGCCAAGGAGCATGGCGACACGGGCTGGGAGATAGACGCCATCGGGCTCCTGGCCAGGATCGAATCGCGCAGGGGCAACGATCGTGCGGCGCTCAACCATTACCGGCAGGCCGAGGCGCTGCTTGCCGACAGTCCGATGACGACGCTTGCCGAGCGCCAGGACGGCTTTCTGGCCCATATGCAGACGGCTGTCATTGCCGCCAACGAGGATGGAAACGACCCCGACACGGCGCTTCTTGCGGAAGCCTTCGGCGTCGCGCAAAGGCTCAACAGGGCGCGCGTGGGCGGCAATGTCGAACAGGCCAATCTTCGCCGCGCGGCCGGCAGCCGTCCGATCTCGGCGGCGCTGCGGCGCCTGCAGGCGGAACAGGAGCGGCGCGAGGGACTGGCTGCTGAACTGGCGTTGGCGCTGGCGTCGGGAGAGCCCGTCACGCCAGTACGCGAGCGTATCGACGCGCTCGACGGCGAGATCGCCGCGCTCGAAGCGGATGTCGAAGCGCGCTTCCCGGCCTATGCGGACCATCTGTCGGACACCGTCGCCTCGCTCGAGCAGGCCGCTGCGGTGCTGGCGCCGAACGAGGCGCTTGTCCTTTTTGCCACCCGACCCGTTCGCAACGCCGACGCCACATTGCAGACCGGCGCGGCGATCGTGCTGACGCGAGGGGGCTATGCGGCAAGCCTGATCGGTCACGACGGAGACCTCGGCGCGCTGGCCCGCCGCCTGCGCTGCGCGGCCGCGCTCACCGATCCGCGCTGCCAGTCAACGGGGCCATCGTCGTCGACCCAGCGCGGCGCCTTTGCGGTCGATGAGCCACCGCAGAACGGGTCAGCCACGGAAACGCGCGCATTCGACTATGAGGCGGCTCATGAGGCCTACGAAACGCTGCTCGCGCCGCTGCCGCTCGACCTGACTCTCGACGGCATCGATTCGCTGATCATCGTCCCCGATTCCTCGCTCGTCGCCATGCCGTTTCATCTGATGGTGACCGAACCGGTTCCTCCTGGCACCGATTTCGCGGACGCGCCCTGGCTTCTGAGGCGGGCCGCCGTGACGGTCGCGCCGACGGTCGCCAGCTTCGTCGGGCTGCGACGAGAACGCGCGGGCGCGGAGTTGGCGTCACGGCGGGCGGGATTTCTGGGGATCGGCGACCCTCTGATCGGGCAGCAGGCCGGCGGCCCGATCGCGTTCGATTGCAGCACGGTGCTCGAAAGAACCATCGATGTCGCAGGCCTCGATCTGCCCCTGTCGCAGCGCGGGGCCCTTGAGGACGTGACCGCCCTGCGAAATCTGACCGCACTGCCGGATACGGAATGCGAACTGGTGGCGACGGCGGACGTCTTCGGCGCCGATGCCGAACTGCTGCTGCACGAGCGCGCGAGCGAGGCGGCAATCAAGAACCTGAGCGCAGAAGGGCGCCTTGATGATTTCTCGGTCATCTCGTTCGCCACGCACGGGCTCATTGCCGGTGAAGTCGGCGCCAGCAATGCGGGGCTGGTTCTGACGCCGCCCGACGAGCCCGGTTCGGACGATGACGGGCTCCTGACCAGTGCGGAGATCGCGACGCTCGAACTCGATGCCGATTTCGTGCTGCTGTCCGCGTGCAACACGGCGGCCGGCGATGCGGCGGACGCTGAAGGGCTCTCCGGCCTTGCGGGGGCCTTCTTCTTCGCCGGCGCCCGCAACCTGCTCGTCTCGCACTGGCCGGTCTATTCGGATGCGGCCACGCGCCTGACGACGGGGCTGTTCGCGGCGCTTCAGGGCCGGTCCGACATGAGCCGCGCGCAGGCGTTGCGCGCATCGATGCTGGCCATGCTCGATGACCCGTCCGCAAGCAGCCGGCAACGCCATCCGGCCTACTGGGCCCCGTTCATGATCGTCGGCGAGGGCGGAGCGCAGTGA